The Actinomyces sp. oral taxon 414 genome has a segment encoding these proteins:
- a CDS encoding glycosyltransferase family 4 protein gives MSADVMSGERILIAHPAADLYGSDLQLVEAVRALRGAGAAVRVVMPEAGPLHGRLRRAGAGTRVLPFPVLRASALSGRGIVPFAAGLGPAVAASVGLLRRARPDVLVVNTLTLPWWVAAGRLAGVDVVVYCHEAEAQRSRPIQTALAAPLLGARAVVANSRATARVLTAALPALAGRIVVVPNGVPDAGAPAPMRERAATDALRCVVVGRLSPRKGTMVALEAVARLRADGADVRLDVCGSVFPGYEWFEAELRERAGRPDLAGAVVFHGYVSPTRPLLEAADVVLAPSFGESFGNAAVEGMLAGRPVVACDGLGLGEVLSGAPRTGRLVPPGDAVALARAVAGLAADPAAARAVGAAGRAEALERFSPGRYRAEFVRAVRAVLPRNRRKRPAKPAEKSRETGGNGTSCG, from the coding sequence ATGAGCGCGGACGTCATGAGCGGCGAGCGGATCCTCATCGCCCACCCGGCCGCCGACCTCTACGGCTCCGACCTCCAGCTCGTGGAGGCGGTGCGCGCCCTGAGGGGGGCCGGCGCCGCGGTGCGCGTGGTCATGCCCGAGGCCGGTCCCCTGCACGGGCGGCTGCGGCGGGCGGGGGCGGGCACGCGGGTGCTCCCCTTCCCCGTCCTGCGCGCCTCGGCGCTCTCCGGGCGCGGGATCGTCCCCTTCGCCGCGGGCCTGGGGCCGGCGGTGGCCGCCTCCGTCGGCCTGCTGCGCCGCGCCCGCCCCGATGTGCTGGTGGTCAACACCCTCACCCTGCCGTGGTGGGTGGCGGCCGGGCGCCTGGCGGGCGTCGACGTCGTCGTCTACTGCCACGAGGCCGAAGCCCAGCGCTCCCGCCCCATCCAGACGGCCCTGGCCGCCCCGCTGCTGGGGGCGCGCGCCGTGGTGGCCAATTCGCGGGCCACCGCCCGGGTGCTCACGGCGGCGCTGCCCGCCCTGGCCGGGCGCATAGTCGTGGTGCCCAACGGCGTGCCCGACGCCGGGGCGCCGGCCCCCATGCGCGAGCGCGCCGCGACCGATGCGCTGCGCTGCGTGGTGGTGGGGCGCCTGTCCCCGCGCAAGGGCACCATGGTGGCCCTGGAGGCGGTGGCGCGGTTGCGGGCCGACGGCGCGGACGTGCGCCTGGACGTGTGCGGTTCGGTCTTCCCCGGCTACGAGTGGTTCGAGGCCGAGTTGCGCGAGCGGGCGGGGCGGCCCGACCTGGCCGGGGCGGTGGTCTTCCACGGCTACGTCAGCCCCACCCGCCCCCTGTTGGAGGCGGCCGACGTCGTCCTGGCGCCCTCCTTCGGGGAATCCTTCGGCAATGCCGCGGTCGAGGGCATGCTCGCCGGGCGGCCGGTGGTGGCCTGCGACGGCCTGGGGCTGGGCGAGGTGCTCTCCGGCGCCCCGCGCACGGGCCGCCTCGTGCCCCCGGGCGACGCCGTCGCCCTGGCCCGGGCTGTGGCCGGCCTCGCCGCCGATCCGGCCGCGGCCCGGGCCGTGGGCGCGGCCGGGCGGGCCGAGGCGCTGGAGCGCTTCTCCCCCGGGCGCTACCGGGCGGAGTTCGTCCGCGCCGTCCGCGCCGTCCTGCCGCGAAACCGGCGGAAACGACCCGCGAAACCGGCGGAAAAGTCACGCGAAACCGGCGGAAACGGCACATCCTGTGGATAA
- a CDS encoding DUF1972 domain-containing protein, whose amino-acid sequence MTPPDPSRLRIVMLGTRGVPAHYGGFETAVEEVGRRLAARGHRVLVYSRNPDPSTPLPPRHLGMRVVELPALKRRSLETLSHTALSVGHLLRRVHPDVAIVFNAANAPFLPALRAARIPVATHVDGLEWRRGKWGPAGRRYYRAAEAAAVRLSDAIIADAQGIADYYAQEFKAPTTLIAYGAPIADAGTERLGELDLRPGGFHLVVARFEPENHVDVVVEGYVRSDAALPLVVVGSAPYSDAYTERITSLADERVRLPGGIWDQELLDQLYAGALVYYHGHSVGGTNPSLLRAIGAGAAVDAFDVSFNREVLGDAGRYWRGADDVTRLVASAEADPAAQAARGELSRQRAALYDWDEVADRYEALCRDLAASGPRRERPSGRRTGIAPS is encoded by the coding sequence ATGACCCCGCCCGACCCCTCTCGACTGAGAATTGTGATGCTTGGCACACGTGGTGTGCCCGCTCACTATGGGGGCTTCGAAACGGCCGTCGAAGAGGTGGGCCGGCGCCTGGCCGCGCGCGGACACAGGGTCCTGGTCTACTCGCGCAACCCCGACCCCTCCACGCCCCTGCCGCCGCGCCACCTGGGCATGCGGGTGGTCGAGCTGCCGGCCCTCAAGCGCCGCTCCCTGGAGACGCTGTCCCACACGGCCCTGTCCGTGGGCCACCTGCTGCGCCGCGTCCACCCCGACGTCGCCATTGTCTTCAACGCCGCCAACGCGCCCTTCCTGCCCGCCCTGCGCGCGGCGCGGATCCCGGTGGCCACCCACGTGGACGGTCTGGAGTGGCGCCGCGGCAAGTGGGGGCCGGCGGGGCGGCGCTACTACCGGGCCGCCGAGGCCGCCGCCGTGCGCCTGTCCGACGCCATTATCGCCGACGCCCAGGGCATCGCCGACTACTACGCCCAGGAGTTCAAGGCGCCCACCACCCTCATCGCCTACGGCGCCCCGATCGCCGACGCCGGCACCGAGCGCCTGGGCGAGCTGGACCTGCGCCCCGGGGGCTTCCACCTGGTGGTGGCCCGCTTCGAACCGGAGAACCACGTCGACGTCGTCGTCGAGGGCTACGTGCGCTCCGACGCCGCCCTTCCACTGGTCGTCGTGGGCTCCGCCCCCTACTCCGACGCCTACACCGAGCGCATCACCTCCCTGGCCGACGAGCGCGTCCGCCTGCCGGGGGGCATCTGGGACCAGGAGCTGCTCGACCAGCTCTACGCCGGGGCCCTGGTCTACTACCACGGTCACTCCGTGGGCGGCACGAACCCCTCCCTGCTGCGGGCCATCGGCGCGGGGGCCGCCGTCGACGCCTTCGACGTCTCCTTCAACCGGGAGGTCCTGGGCGACGCCGGCCGCTACTGGAGGGGGGCCGACGACGTGACCCGCCTCGTCGCCTCCGCCGAGGCCGACCCGGCGGCCCAGGCGGCGCGCGGGGAGCTCTCGCGCCAGCGGGCCGCCCTGTACGACTGGGACGAGGTCGCCGACCGCTACGAGGCGCTGTGCCGCGACCTGGCCGCCAGCGGGCCGCGCCGCGAGCGCCCCAGCGGGCGCCGGACCGGGATCGCGCCGTCATGA
- a CDS encoding glycosyltransferase has product MGPTPRAGGPAGDDAARLLARAAILVVSYGSPELLERNLARVARAVPEAGVVVVDNYSTEETRLRTRDLCAEHGWTLVEPEGNTGFGGGMNLAQARAAADGAELLLLLNPDAVLDRETVLSLLARAEREPRSLVAPVLTDSEGRVVADRAVVCLADGSMRSPRSSKPIPPGGTHPWLSGACLALSTRLFEAVGGFDERYFLYWEDVDFSRRVVSSGGALVLAREAVAVHDEGGTHRDRDADAGPAKSDTYYYYNIRNRLLYAALQLDAGARRRWVATAPAAARAIVLRGGRRQLLRSRSSLRAAWAGTRDGLRLLRRAARGELPGPDTPIP; this is encoded by the coding sequence ATGGGCCCCACGCCCCGCGCCGGCGGACCGGCGGGCGACGACGCTGCCCGCCTGCTCGCGCGTGCCGCGATCCTCGTCGTCAGCTACGGCTCGCCCGAGCTCCTGGAGCGCAACCTGGCCCGCGTGGCGCGGGCGGTGCCCGAGGCAGGCGTCGTCGTCGTCGACAATTACTCCACCGAGGAGACCCGCCTGCGAACCCGGGACCTGTGCGCCGAGCACGGCTGGACGCTGGTCGAGCCGGAGGGGAACACGGGCTTCGGCGGCGGCATGAACCTGGCCCAGGCCCGGGCGGCGGCCGACGGCGCCGAGCTGCTCCTGCTGCTCAACCCCGACGCCGTCCTGGACCGCGAGACCGTGCTGAGCCTGCTGGCGCGCGCCGAGCGCGAGCCGCGCTCGCTCGTGGCCCCCGTGCTCACCGACTCGGAGGGGCGGGTCGTGGCCGACCGGGCCGTCGTCTGCCTGGCCGACGGGTCCATGCGCTCCCCGCGCTCGTCCAAGCCGATCCCGCCCGGCGGCACCCACCCGTGGCTCTCGGGGGCCTGCCTGGCCCTGTCGACCCGGCTGTTCGAGGCCGTCGGGGGCTTCGACGAGCGCTACTTCCTCTACTGGGAGGACGTCGACTTCTCCCGGCGGGTGGTGAGCTCGGGCGGGGCGCTCGTGCTGGCCCGCGAGGCCGTGGCCGTCCACGACGAGGGCGGCACGCATCGCGACCGGGACGCCGATGCGGGCCCGGCCAAGTCGGACACCTACTACTACTACAACATCCGCAACCGTCTGCTCTACGCCGCCCTGCAGCTCGACGCCGGGGCCCGGCGCCGGTGGGTCGCGACGGCGCCCGCCGCCGCCCGCGCAATCGTCCTGCGCGGGGGGCGGCGCCAGTTGCTGCGCTCGCGCTCCAGCCTGCGGGCCGCCTGGGCGGGCACCCGCGACGGCCTGCGCCTGCTGCGCCGCGCCGCCCGCGGCGAGCTGCCGGGACCGGACACGCCAATCCCCTGA
- a CDS encoding glycosyltransferase family 2 protein produces MDTQRGPETRTGPDGAAPGSARPRLTVAVLTYLRNAYLAQLLPALIEQAGAVAGARVRILVVDNDPAGGAEQTAAGARPDGAGPEIVYVHEPEPGIVAGRNRALDESAHEHLLVFIDDDELPRPGWLAALLAARERHGCAAVTGPTPPVFETAPDPWVAACGVFDSWEAADGARVRSADTGNLLLDLGRVRALRLRFDPRYGLTGGEDSLFTRSLTLAGEEIRFAAGAVVDKRVPARRARREWVLRRAHRSGSTWARVRIDTAPRARAALRLGYAAKGLARAGRDGALALLARARGDVASRAAHEVSARGGLGMVVGALGGSVAEYGRPAGPGASGASGASGEGAS; encoded by the coding sequence ATGGATACTCAACGCGGCCCCGAGACCCGCACCGGACCCGACGGCGCCGCGCCCGGCTCCGCGCGGCCCCGCCTGACCGTCGCGGTCCTGACCTACCTGCGCAACGCCTACCTGGCCCAGCTGCTGCCCGCGCTAATCGAGCAGGCGGGGGCGGTGGCCGGGGCGCGGGTGCGCATCCTCGTCGTCGACAACGACCCGGCCGGCGGCGCCGAGCAGACCGCGGCGGGCGCGCGTCCCGACGGCGCCGGACCCGAGATCGTCTACGTCCACGAGCCCGAACCCGGCATTGTCGCGGGCCGCAACCGCGCCCTGGACGAGTCCGCCCACGAACACCTGCTCGTGTTCATCGACGACGACGAGCTCCCGCGCCCCGGCTGGCTGGCCGCCCTGCTCGCCGCCCGCGAGCGCCACGGCTGCGCGGCGGTCACCGGGCCGACCCCGCCCGTCTTCGAGACGGCCCCCGACCCGTGGGTGGCCGCCTGCGGCGTCTTCGACTCCTGGGAGGCGGCTGACGGCGCGCGCGTGCGCAGCGCCGACACCGGCAACCTGCTGCTGGACCTGGGGCGTGTGCGGGCCCTGCGCCTGCGCTTCGACCCCCGCTACGGGCTCACCGGCGGGGAGGACTCCCTGTTCACCCGGAGCCTGACCCTGGCGGGGGAGGAGATCCGCTTCGCCGCGGGCGCCGTCGTCGACAAGCGCGTGCCCGCCCGGCGGGCCCGGCGGGAGTGGGTGCTGCGCCGCGCCCACCGCTCGGGCTCCACCTGGGCGCGGGTGCGCATTGACACCGCCCCCCGCGCCCGCGCGGCCCTGCGCCTGGGCTACGCCGCCAAGGGCCTGGCCCGGGCCGGGCGCGACGGGGCGCTGGCCCTGCTCGCCCGGGCGAGGGGCGACGTCGCCTCCCGGGCGGCCCACGAGGTCTCCGCCCGCGGCGGCCTGGGCATGGTGGTCGGGGCCCTGGGCGGGAGCGTGGCCGAGTACGGCCGGCCGGCCGGGCCGGGCGCGTCAGGGGCGTCGGGCGCGTCGGGCGAGGGGGCGTCGTGA
- a CDS encoding glycosyltransferase family 2 protein → MSGAGPLVPPAGLTIAIPTYRRPGAVARALRAVLAEAPDADGPVEILVIDNDPHGSAREAVAEAAAPSAGAGSAPGAAVRYVVEPAPGVSAVRNRALDETADRALLIFIDDDEEPEAGWLRRLLSTRRDTGAAAVAGLVVPDYEAEPDPWLRAGGFFDRQSWPTGTRRPVAATNNLLLDLGAVRAAGVRFDEAFGATGGEDAMFTRSLVAAGGVIVWCDEARVRDRVPAARLTRAWVLRRRRSHAATAVRVELALAGPGVHPGIRARALAGGCARVLAGLGRMALGGLGAGPGRGLVHRARGARLAARGAGMAAAAVGRGAHREYGRP, encoded by the coding sequence GTGAGCGGCGCCGGGCCCCTCGTTCCCCCCGCAGGCCTGACCATTGCGATCCCCACCTACCGCCGCCCCGGGGCCGTGGCCCGGGCCCTGCGCGCCGTCCTGGCCGAGGCGCCCGACGCCGACGGGCCGGTCGAGATCCTCGTCATTGACAACGACCCCCACGGCTCCGCGCGCGAGGCGGTGGCGGAGGCGGCTGCGCCCAGTGCCGGTGCCGGGAGTGCGCCCGGCGCCGCCGTGCGCTACGTCGTCGAGCCGGCGCCGGGCGTGTCCGCCGTGCGCAACCGGGCCCTGGATGAGACGGCCGACCGGGCCCTGCTCATCTTCATCGACGACGACGAGGAACCGGAGGCCGGCTGGCTGCGCCGGCTGCTGTCCACCCGCCGGGACACCGGGGCGGCCGCCGTGGCCGGGCTGGTCGTGCCCGACTACGAGGCCGAGCCGGATCCGTGGCTGCGGGCCGGGGGCTTCTTCGACCGCCAGTCCTGGCCGACGGGCACGCGCCGGCCCGTGGCGGCGACCAATAACCTCCTGCTGGACCTGGGGGCGGTGCGCGCCGCCGGAGTGCGCTTCGACGAGGCCTTCGGCGCCACCGGCGGGGAGGACGCGATGTTCACCCGCTCGCTCGTGGCGGCCGGGGGCGTCATTGTGTGGTGCGACGAGGCGCGGGTGCGCGACCGCGTGCCGGCGGCGCGCCTGACGCGGGCCTGGGTCCTGCGGCGGCGCCGCTCCCACGCGGCCACCGCGGTGCGCGTCGAGCTGGCCCTGGCGGGGCCGGGCGTCCACCCGGGCATCAGGGCCCGGGCGCTGGCCGGCGGGTGCGCCCGGGTCCTGGCGGGCCTGGGCCGCATGGCACTGGGAGGTCTGGGGGCGGGGCCCGGACGCGGGCTGGTGCACCGGGCGCGCGGGGCCCGGCTCGCCGCCCGCGGGGCGGGAATGGCCGCCGCCGCCGTCGGCCGCGGCGCCCACCGCGAGTACGGCCGCCCCTGA